The proteins below come from a single Rhodococcus sp. WMMA185 genomic window:
- a CDS encoding purine-nucleoside phosphorylase translates to MGTSDAAAAALAAHTNCSEHPIAVVLGSGWNAAADRFGEPLATVSMDDLPGFAPPSAVGHAGTIRSVDVGGRRVLVLLGRTHAYEGHPLSSVVHPVRTAIAAGAHTVILTNAAGGIREGYAVGQPVLISDHLNLTSRSPLVGAEFVDLVGAYDPELRAIAREIDGSLSEGVYAGLPGPHYETPAEIRMLRTLGADLVGMSTVHETIAARALGARVLGISLVTNLAAGVTGQHLDHQEVLAAGKASADRMGRLLRELVERL, encoded by the coding sequence ATGGGAACGTCAGACGCCGCGGCCGCCGCGCTCGCCGCGCACACGAACTGCTCGGAACATCCGATCGCCGTCGTCCTCGGATCGGGATGGAACGCCGCCGCGGACCGGTTCGGGGAACCACTCGCCACGGTGTCGATGGATGATCTACCGGGATTCGCCCCGCCGTCCGCCGTCGGCCACGCCGGGACGATCCGTTCGGTGGACGTGGGTGGGCGGCGGGTCCTCGTCCTGCTCGGCCGGACCCATGCCTACGAGGGCCATCCGCTGTCGTCCGTCGTTCACCCGGTTCGCACTGCGATCGCAGCAGGCGCACACACCGTCATCCTGACCAACGCGGCGGGGGGCATCCGCGAGGGCTACGCCGTCGGCCAACCGGTCCTCATCAGTGATCACCTCAACCTCACGTCCCGGTCCCCGCTGGTCGGAGCTGAGTTCGTCGATCTCGTCGGAGCGTACGACCCCGAGCTGAGGGCCATCGCCCGCGAAATCGACGGCTCGCTCAGCGAAGGCGTCTACGCGGGACTGCCGGGCCCGCACTACGAGACCCCTGCCGAGATCCGCATGCTGCGCACGCTGGGCGCGGACCTGGTCGGCATGTCCACCGTCCACGAGACGATTGCCGCCCGCGCACTCGGTGCTCGTGTCTTGGGGATCTCGTTGGTCACCAACCTTGCCGCCGGCGTCACAGGCCAGCACCTGGACCACCAAGAGGTACTGGCTGCGGGCAAAGCCTCTGCAGACCGCATGGGCAGACTCCTGCGAGAACTCGTGGAGCGACTGTGA
- a CDS encoding M20 family metallopeptidase encodes MNADIEAAVRSIETDLTALSHSIHSEPELAFEEFRSAAKVAELLKTNGFDVVSGVAELPTAFDAKFGSGDLVIGICAEYDALPEIGHACGHNIIAASAVGAGVALAAVADRLGITVRVIGTPAEESGGGKIAMLERGVFDGVAAALMVHPGPDDITGATSLALADFTVTFTGREAHASAFPELGRNAADAATLTQVGIGLLRQHLSPGQQVHGIVSDGGTAPNIVPARTEMHYYLRAETTAALSELTERAQACFAAGALGTGCTHEIRTVSPTYTELTPDPWLVAAYREQIVDMGRAPIPREEEGARPLGSTDMGNITNVLPGIHPVIGIETGGAVPHQPEFAAACITESADRAVIDGAIALARTAVRAATDGTERERLLEGVGRR; translated from the coding sequence GTGAATGCGGACATAGAGGCAGCGGTCAGGTCCATCGAAACGGACTTGACCGCGCTTTCGCATTCGATCCACAGCGAACCGGAGCTCGCGTTCGAGGAGTTCCGGAGCGCCGCGAAGGTCGCCGAGCTGCTGAAAACCAACGGGTTCGACGTGGTATCTGGGGTGGCCGAGCTGCCGACAGCGTTCGACGCGAAATTCGGCAGCGGCGATCTCGTCATCGGCATCTGTGCCGAGTACGACGCACTGCCGGAGATCGGTCACGCATGCGGGCACAACATCATCGCGGCGTCCGCGGTCGGTGCGGGAGTCGCGCTTGCCGCGGTGGCAGACCGGCTCGGGATCACCGTGCGGGTGATCGGGACTCCCGCAGAGGAGAGCGGTGGCGGCAAGATCGCCATGCTCGAGCGGGGCGTCTTCGACGGCGTCGCGGCGGCCCTGATGGTGCATCCCGGTCCGGACGACATCACCGGGGCCACATCGCTCGCTCTGGCCGACTTCACGGTCACGTTCACCGGCCGAGAAGCGCATGCCTCGGCCTTTCCGGAGTTGGGGCGCAACGCCGCGGACGCGGCGACGCTGACCCAGGTCGGCATCGGCCTTCTCCGTCAGCACCTGTCGCCGGGGCAGCAGGTGCACGGGATCGTCTCGGACGGCGGTACCGCGCCCAACATCGTTCCCGCGCGCACCGAGATGCACTACTACCTGCGTGCCGAGACGACGGCCGCGCTGTCGGAACTGACCGAGCGAGCTCAGGCGTGCTTCGCGGCGGGGGCGCTCGGCACCGGCTGCACGCACGAGATCCGCACGGTATCGCCGACCTATACGGAACTGACTCCGGATCCGTGGCTGGTGGCCGCCTATCGAGAGCAGATCGTCGACATGGGACGGGCACCAATTCCGCGCGAAGAGGAGGGTGCTCGCCCACTGGGCAGCACCGACATGGGCAACATCACCAACGTTCTGCCCGGAATTCATCCGGTCATCGGAATCGAGACGGGGGGCGCGGTGCCGCATCAACCCGAGTTTGCGGCGGCATGCATCACGGAATCCGCTGATCGCGCCGTAATCGACGGTGCGATCGCGCTGGCTCGCACGGCGGTACGGGCGGCAACGGACGGTACGGAGAGGGAGCGGCTGTTGGAAGGAGTTGGTCGCCGGTGA
- a CDS encoding enoyl-CoA hydratase-related protein has protein sequence MPYLDRKGDVFILYLGNEGETDNENRFNPDWIDATNAALDEVEAHEGPAALVTTATGKFYTNGLDTNWIFSNADALPGFLDRVNAIYGRLLTFPMATVAAVQGHSFGAGAMLATAHDFRVMRADRGFYCLPEVTLNMPFTIGMSALVNGRMPKQTAVEAMTTGRRYGGSDALAAGIVDEIADGEGVLEAAVARASALTATRGNNLAGIKRGIHHEALAALATVTDKSNFSFG, from the coding sequence ATGCCATATCTCGATCGCAAAGGCGACGTATTCATCCTCTACCTCGGCAACGAGGGCGAAACGGACAACGAGAACCGCTTCAATCCGGACTGGATCGACGCCACCAATGCCGCGTTGGACGAAGTCGAAGCGCATGAGGGACCCGCCGCGCTGGTCACAACCGCTACCGGCAAGTTCTACACCAACGGCCTGGACACCAATTGGATCTTCTCCAATGCGGACGCGCTGCCGGGATTCCTCGACCGGGTGAACGCGATCTACGGACGGCTCCTGACCTTTCCGATGGCCACGGTGGCGGCAGTGCAGGGCCACAGCTTCGGTGCGGGTGCCATGTTGGCGACGGCCCATGACTTTCGGGTGATGCGGGCAGACCGCGGGTTCTACTGCCTGCCCGAGGTGACGCTGAACATGCCGTTCACGATCGGGATGTCGGCACTCGTGAACGGCAGGATGCCCAAGCAGACCGCGGTGGAAGCGATGACGACCGGGCGCAGGTATGGCGGCTCCGACGCGCTCGCCGCCGGGATCGTCGACGAGATTGCGGACGGTGAAGGTGTTCTCGAGGCTGCCGTGGCGAGGGCGTCCGCACTCACGGCGACCCGCGGCAACAACCTCGCGGGCATCAAGCGCGGCATCCACCACGAAGCCCTTGCGGCTCTCGCCACGGTGACAGACAAGAGCAACTTCAGTTTCGGGTGA
- a CDS encoding phospho-sugar mutase, with product MSDPIADWIAADPDPASRAELATLTPDELADRFTAPLSFGTAGLRGPVRAGPNGMNVAVVIRTTAGLSTWLKGRHPEGSTVVVGRDARHGSEKFASAAAEVLAAAGFSVILLPRPLPTPIIAFAVRRLGAVAGVQITASHNPAADNGYKVYLDDGAQLVSPCDREIEASIARVGPANLVPRASVTPTSDELVDRYVERVASLPRGNSRTLRIALTPLHGVGGDTAVAALRAAGFTDIHTVQSQFPPDPDFPTVEFPNPEEPGACDALLSLAEEIEADLALALDPDADRCAVGVRGPDGWRMLRGDETGVLLGEHVLESAPPDSLVATTIVSSALLGKLAAARGARFARTLTGFKWLVRAGEGLVYAYEEAIGYCADPESVRDKDGISAAVLVADLAATRKAQGSTLLDKLDDYALEFGLHTGDQVSRRVTDIADIASIMDRLRSNLPTVLAEEPVVATDLVNAHVQSRTDAVVLSGNSVRMVVRPSGTEPKLKCYLEVVVPVADRSALPAAREIASNRLNLLREFAEAL from the coding sequence GTGAGCGATCCGATCGCGGACTGGATCGCCGCCGACCCCGACCCGGCTTCGAGAGCGGAACTCGCGACCCTGACCCCCGACGAACTCGCCGACCGTTTCACCGCACCACTGAGTTTCGGCACTGCAGGCCTGCGCGGCCCGGTGCGTGCTGGACCGAACGGCATGAACGTTGCCGTGGTGATCCGGACGACGGCCGGGCTGAGCACCTGGCTGAAGGGCCGCCATCCGGAAGGATCGACTGTGGTGGTCGGCCGCGACGCCCGGCACGGCTCGGAGAAGTTCGCGAGCGCTGCGGCAGAAGTCCTCGCCGCCGCCGGGTTCTCCGTGATCCTCCTCCCCCGCCCGCTCCCCACCCCGATCATCGCGTTCGCGGTGCGTAGGCTCGGAGCCGTCGCGGGCGTCCAGATCACCGCCTCACACAACCCCGCCGCCGACAACGGATACAAGGTCTACCTGGACGACGGCGCCCAGCTGGTCTCGCCGTGCGACCGGGAGATCGAGGCATCCATCGCGCGAGTCGGACCGGCCAATCTGGTACCCCGCGCGTCGGTCACACCGACCTCGGACGAACTCGTCGACCGCTATGTCGAACGTGTCGCGTCCCTTCCCAGAGGGAACTCCCGGACGCTGCGGATCGCGCTCACACCGCTGCACGGTGTCGGCGGCGACACCGCCGTGGCCGCGCTGAGGGCGGCCGGATTCACCGACATCCACACCGTGCAATCACAATTCCCACCGGACCCCGACTTTCCGACAGTCGAGTTCCCGAACCCCGAGGAGCCGGGGGCGTGCGACGCACTGCTTTCGCTCGCGGAAGAGATCGAGGCAGACCTCGCGCTGGCTCTCGATCCCGACGCCGACCGGTGCGCGGTCGGCGTCCGAGGCCCGGACGGCTGGCGAATGCTCCGCGGTGACGAGACCGGAGTACTGCTCGGCGAGCACGTCCTGGAGTCGGCACCACCAGACTCTCTGGTCGCGACGACGATCGTCTCGTCGGCACTGCTTGGAAAACTAGCGGCCGCTCGCGGTGCACGCTTCGCCCGAACGCTCACCGGATTCAAGTGGCTCGTCCGCGCGGGGGAAGGACTGGTATACGCCTACGAAGAGGCGATCGGATACTGCGCCGACCCGGAATCGGTGCGCGACAAGGACGGTATCTCCGCCGCCGTGCTGGTCGCCGACCTCGCCGCGACCAGGAAAGCCCAGGGGTCCACGCTGCTCGACAAGCTCGATGACTACGCGCTCGAGTTCGGGCTACATACCGGCGATCAGGTATCGCGGCGCGTCACCGACATCGCGGACATCGCCTCGATCATGGATCGCCTGCGGTCGAACTTGCCGACGGTGTTGGCCGAAGAACCCGTGGTGGCAACTGATCTGGTAAACGCGCATGTCCAGTCCCGGACCGATGCCGTCGTCCTCTCCGGCAACTCCGTCCGAATGGTCGTGCGTCCCTCTGGAACGGAGCCGAAGCTCAAGTGCTATCTCGAGGTCGTAGTCCCGGTTGCGGACCGATCGGCATTGCCCGCCGCACGCGAGATAGCTTCGAATCGACTGAACCTGTTGCGCGAGTTCGCCGAAGCGCTGTGA